In the Ostrinia nubilalis chromosome 7, ilOstNubi1.1, whole genome shotgun sequence genome, one interval contains:
- the LOC135073639 gene encoding large ribosomal subunit protein bL27m codes for MPFVLFSAVKANSVLKEFVRNASKKTGGSTQNTNCKVKPKHRGWKVQDGHFVQQGHMLATQRTPRFHPGLNVGFGRNGTLFAMEAGRVVVTCEKFDADWDHTWVQRIYGGREDQTIYKKYFNVIPEPQHQRFKLIDEV; via the exons ATGccttttgtattattctctgcTGTTAAAGCTAATTCCGTTCTAAAAG AATTTGTGCGAAATGCAAGTAAAAAGACAGGAGGCAGTACACAGAATACAAACTGCAAAGTTAAACCTAAACACAGAGGCTGGAAGGTGCAGGATGGTCACTTCGTTCAGCAGGGTCATATGTTAGCAACTCAGAGGACTCCTAGATTCCATCCTGGCCtgaat GTTGGTTTCGGTCGCAACGGCACTCTGTTTGCAATGGAAGCTGGCAGGGTGGTAGTCACTTGTGAAAAGTTTGATGCCGACTGGGATCACACTTGGGTACAGCGGATATATGGGGGACGAGAAGACCAGACgatatacaaaaaatattttaatgtgaTCCCGGAGCCTCAGCATCAGAGATTCAAGCTTATTGAtgaagtttaa